In Arcobacter ellisii, a genomic segment contains:
- a CDS encoding sensor domain-containing diguanylate cyclase produces the protein MSENNNYNFDKQNDTEMIHLTSIEYNQILNLQQQILEMLSTNINTSQILSKLCLLAESLLPNSVASIMLKNKEDGLMSIKAAPSIPQNGQDRLANLKPDPTGGSCGNAVFKNLPQFVKNTFTDKRWAGLKEVAIDFNICSCWSFPIRDKEKNAIGSFALSSFEHRSPNKFHKKLLETASSIVSTVLANEEIQRRNRLFSIALDDSSDGIIISDEKNQIIEINDAVEKIYGYKKEELIGKNPKILSSNLHDDNFYENMWEKIKKDSKWSGEIINRKKDNSLIHEWMSITAIQDENKQTHNYFAIFTDLTQLKEAQNKMEYMAYHDSLTNLYNKSYLTSILNTPSYKTLILLNINNFSYINTAYGFDIGDEILLCISEIFKNNFQIDTLCKINSDEFALVFNSEISIIDKILEIQDYFMKNLINVKKIKLNITFSYGAVYGNEMLLRKASTALKEAKENGKNRFEIFEQNYSIDYTKREAFINNTNLIKSALDNDQFFPFFQGIYDNFNHNITKFEALARIVLKDKIISPFEFLEPARLSGLLPEITKVIIDKTFKTMAKNNFSFSINITEDDLAENYLVNYLDEKIAFYKINPNRVILEILEGVSSTGKKNHINQLTSLKSKGFKIAIDDFGAEYSNFERILDLDIDFLKIDSKYIKDIDTNKRSFEIVKAIAFFAKNVKIPCIAEFVHNENVQKIVNNLGINYSQGYYFSVPNKEIKN, from the coding sequence ATGTCCGAAAATAATAATTATAATTTTGATAAACAAAATGATACAGAAATGATACATCTAACATCAATTGAGTACAATCAAATTTTAAATTTACAACAACAAATTCTTGAAATGCTATCGACAAATATTAATACTTCACAAATATTATCAAAACTTTGTCTTTTAGCAGAATCTTTACTTCCAAACTCTGTAGCCTCAATTATGTTAAAAAATAAAGAAGATGGGCTAATGAGTATAAAAGCTGCTCCATCAATTCCTCAAAATGGACAAGATAGACTTGCTAATCTAAAACCAGATCCAACAGGTGGTTCTTGTGGAAATGCTGTTTTTAAAAACTTACCTCAATTTGTAAAAAATACATTTACAGATAAAAGATGGGCTGGGCTAAAAGAAGTAGCAATTGATTTTAACATCTGTTCTTGTTGGTCTTTTCCAATTAGAGATAAAGAAAAAAATGCTATTGGTTCTTTTGCTCTTTCATCTTTTGAACACCGTTCTCCTAATAAATTTCATAAAAAATTACTTGAAACAGCCTCTTCAATAGTTAGTACAGTTTTAGCGAATGAAGAGATTCAAAGAAGAAATAGGCTATTTTCAATTGCCTTAGATGACTCATCAGATGGAATTATAATTAGTGATGAAAAAAATCAAATTATTGAAATAAATGATGCCGTTGAAAAAATTTATGGTTATAAAAAAGAGGAATTGATTGGTAAAAATCCAAAAATTTTATCTTCAAATTTACATGATGATAATTTCTATGAAAATATGTGGGAAAAGATAAAAAAAGATTCAAAATGGAGTGGTGAAATTATCAATAGAAAAAAAGATAATTCTCTAATTCATGAATGGATGAGTATAACAGCAATTCAAGATGAGAATAAACAAACACATAACTATTTTGCTATTTTTACAGACTTAACTCAGTTAAAAGAGGCTCAAAATAAGATGGAATATATGGCTTATCATGATTCTCTTACAAATCTATATAATAAAAGTTATTTAACTTCTATTTTAAATACACCAAGTTATAAAACACTGATTCTTTTAAATATAAATAATTTTAGTTATATAAATACAGCTTACGGTTTTGATATTGGTGATGAAATTTTACTTTGTATTTCTGAAATTTTCAAAAATAATTTTCAAATAGATACCCTTTGTAAAATCAATTCAGATGAGTTTGCTTTGGTTTTTAATAGTGAAATTTCTATTATTGATAAGATTTTGGAAATTCAAGATTATTTTATGAAAAATTTAATCAATGTAAAAAAAATCAAACTAAATATTACCTTCTCTTATGGTGCTGTTTATGGTAATGAAATGCTTTTAAGAAAAGCATCAACGGCATTAAAAGAAGCAAAAGAAAATGGGAAAAATAGATTTGAAATTTTTGAACAAAATTACAGTATTGATTATACAAAAAGAGAAGCTTTTATAAACAATACAAATCTTATAAAATCAGCACTAGACAATGACCAATTTTTTCCTTTTTTCCAAGGAATTTATGACAATTTTAATCACAATATCACAAAATTTGAAGCCTTAGCAAGAATTGTTTTAAAAGATAAAATCATTTCTCCTTTTGAATTTTTAGAACCAGCTAGATTATCAGGACTTTTACCTGAAATTACAAAAGTAATAATAGATAAAACTTTTAAAACTATGGCAAAAAATAATTTTTCATTTTCAATAAATATAACAGAAGATGATTTAGCAGAAAACTATCTTGTGAATTATTTAGATGAAAAAATTGCTTTTTATAAAATAAATCCCAATAGAGTGATTCTTGAAATACTTGAAGGTGTTAGTTCAACTGGTAAAAAAAACCATATAAATCAACTAACTTCACTAAAAAGCAAAGGTTTTAAAATCGCAATTGATGATTTTGGTGCAGAGTATTCAAATTTTGAAAGAATTTTAGATTTGGATATTGATTTTTTAAAAATTGATTCAAAATATATAAAAGATATTGATACAAATAAAAGAAGTTTTGAAATAGTAAAAGCTATCGCATTTTTTGCAAAAAATGTAAAAATTCCTTGTATTGCTGAGTTTGTTCATAATGAAAATGTACAAAAAATTGTAAATAATTTGGGAATAAATTATTCTCAAGGTTACTATTTTTCAGTTCCAAATAAAGAGATAAAAAACTAA
- a CDS encoding acetyl-CoA carboxylase biotin carboxylase subunit, translated as MGKIKKVLIANRGEIALRIIRACKELEIASVAIFSEIDVEGIWVRKADECYPILGDVVQAYLDYEKIISIAKKAECDAIHPGYGFLSENADFAKACEENGLIFIGPKPEHIELFGDKMASKVAMKKVGVPVLEGTDEPIINIEEGAKIAKQIGFPVIIKAAFGGGGRGMRIVRAEKDFKDMFESATNEAKKYFGRGEAFIEKYVENPRHIEIQIIADKYGNVLHLGERDCSIQRRHQKVIEIAPSPRLDASTRKELYRIATKAMFKLGYESVGTIEFLVDENNNIYFIEMNTRVQVEHPVTETITGVDIIQRMIEIAEGDKLQFLQEDVQFRGYAIEFRINAENPQKNFMPSVGTISKYLTPGGPGVRIDTSIYTGYKVPANYDSMIGKLIVWALDWKGAVKKAKRALDEFYIEGFPTNIPLHREIVRDQDFIDGKFTTNYLDKKMEIFTLHSEDNIKKEEEKVASIMKLIETINKNNLKVKH; from the coding sequence ATGGGAAAAATAAAAAAAGTACTTATTGCAAACAGAGGGGAAATAGCTTTAAGAATTATTAGAGCTTGTAAAGAGTTAGAAATAGCAAGTGTTGCTATATTTTCAGAAATTGATGTTGAGGGTATTTGGGTTAGAAAAGCAGATGAGTGTTATCCAATTTTGGGAGATGTTGTTCAAGCATATCTTGATTATGAAAAGATAATTTCAATTGCAAAAAAAGCTGAGTGTGATGCAATTCATCCAGGTTATGGATTTTTGAGTGAAAATGCAGATTTTGCAAAGGCTTGTGAAGAAAATGGTCTAATTTTTATTGGTCCTAAACCTGAACATATTGAACTATTTGGTGATAAAATGGCTTCAAAAGTTGCGATGAAAAAAGTTGGAGTTCCAGTTCTTGAAGGAACAGATGAACCAATTATAAACATTGAAGAAGGTGCGAAAATTGCAAAACAAATTGGTTTTCCAGTAATCATCAAAGCTGCTTTTGGTGGTGGTGGACGAGGTATGAGAATCGTTCGAGCTGAAAAAGATTTCAAAGATATGTTTGAAAGTGCAACAAATGAAGCAAAAAAATATTTCGGTCGTGGTGAAGCATTTATTGAAAAATATGTTGAAAATCCAAGACATATTGAAATTCAAATTATTGCTGATAAATATGGAAATGTTCTTCACTTAGGGGAAAGAGATTGTTCAATTCAAAGAAGACACCAAAAAGTTATTGAAATTGCTCCAAGTCCTAGATTAGATGCAAGTACAAGAAAAGAGCTTTATAGAATTGCAACAAAAGCAATGTTCAAACTTGGATATGAAAGTGTTGGAACAATTGAATTTTTAGTTGATGAAAATAATAATATTTATTTTATTGAGATGAATACAAGAGTTCAAGTTGAGCATCCGGTAACTGAAACTATAACTGGTGTTGATATTATTCAAAGAATGATAGAAATAGCTGAAGGTGATAAACTTCAATTTTTACAAGAAGATGTACAATTTAGAGGATATGCAATTGAATTTAGAATAAATGCTGAAAATCCTCAAAAAAACTTTATGCCATCAGTTGGAACAATTAGTAAATATTTAACTCCAGGAGGTCCAGGAGTAAGAATAGATACAAGTATTTATACTGGATATAAAGTTCCAGCAAACTATGACTCAATGATTGGAAAACTTATTGTTTGGGCACTTGACTGGAAAGGTGCTGTTAAAAAAGCAAAAAGAGCATTAGATGAATTTTATATTGAAGGCTTCCCAACAAATATTCCACTTCATAGAGAAATTGTAAGAGACCAAGATTTTATTGATGGGAAATTTACTACAAATTATCTTGATAAAAAAATGGAAATCTTTACACTTCATAGTGAAGATAATATCAAAAAAGAAGAAGAAAAAGTTGCTAGTATCATGAAACTTATTGAAACTATCAACAAAAATAATTTAAAAGTGAAACATTAA
- a CDS encoding TIGR03643 family protein, translating to MYHEKKESLKLDFTKKPKKQKQDLTPFQEEDLNRLIEMAWQDRTTFDTIFELYGLTENQVKKIMRTLMKKSSFKMWRKRVQGKATKHKKKVLHKVSRFQGPW from the coding sequence ATGTACCATGAAAAAAAAGAGAGTTTAAAACTAGACTTTACAAAAAAGCCAAAAAAACAAAAACAAGATTTAACACCATTTCAAGAAGAGGACTTAAATCGTTTGATTGAAATGGCATGGCAAGATAGAACTACCTTTGATACTATTTTTGAGCTTTATGGTTTAACTGAAAATCAAGTAAAAAAGATTATGCGAACTTTGATGAAAAAAAGCAGTTTTAAAATGTGGAGAAAAAGAGTTCAAGGAAAAGCTACTAAACACAAAAAGAAAGTTTTACATAAAGTTAGTAGGTTTCAAGGTCCTTGGTAA
- a CDS encoding lipocalin family protein codes for MLKIFKLLIIASFIVLFTACSSKNPPLQTVEKVELNKYLGSWYEIARYEHFFEKDCKNVTANYSMMDKETIKVINRCTKIQTNEKKEAIGRAYAIDESNSKLKVSFFRPFYGDYWVLMLDENYKYAVVGTPSREYLWILARTSKLDEKIKNEILQKLPTLGFETSKLIWTIQE; via the coding sequence ATGTTAAAGATTTTCAAACTCCTAATCATCGCCTCTTTTATAGTTTTATTTACAGCTTGTTCTTCAAAAAATCCACCACTACAAACTGTAGAAAAAGTAGAATTAAATAAGTATTTAGGCTCTTGGTATGAAATAGCAAGATATGAACATTTTTTTGAAAAAGATTGTAAAAATGTAACTGCAAACTACTCTATGATGGATAAAGAGACAATCAAAGTAATTAACAGATGTACAAAAATCCAAACAAATGAGAAAAAAGAGGCAATTGGTAGAGCCTATGCCATAGATGAGTCAAATAGCAAATTAAAAGTTAGTTTTTTTAGACCATTTTATGGGGATTATTGGGTTTTAATGCTTGATGAAAACTACAAATACGCTGTTGTTGGAACACCTAGTCGTGAGTACCTTTGGATTTTAGCAAGAACTTCTAAACTAGATGAAAAAATCAAAAATGAGATTTTACAAAAACTCCCAACTTTAGGTTTTGAGACTTCAAAATTAATCTGGACTATTCAGGAATAA
- a CDS encoding TIGR03915 family putative DNA repair protein yields MILVYDGTFEGFLSLVYEVYYKKLKPIKIYKTLPNEMIFEEIIEIETSKEKYEKVFNALKIKFPKDCFEKILNIFMCDSKEFEMALLEYIIIGFKDLKQLYNINNSCVFYLNSLEKELFRLVHKMYAFIRFEELEDGTLYGKIESKFNVVYFLGKHFLKRFNNQNFIIHDLNRKLAFVKIDEEFSIQEIAYFDEPIYSSNEEKFQKLWKSFFKGVTIKERINLKLQQNLVPLVYRTYMSEFFD; encoded by the coding sequence ATGATTTTAGTTTATGATGGAACTTTTGAGGGATTTTTATCTTTGGTTTATGAGGTTTATTATAAAAAACTAAAACCTATAAAAATCTATAAAACTCTTCCAAATGAGATGATTTTTGAAGAGATTATAGAAATAGAAACATCAAAAGAAAAATATGAAAAAGTTTTTAATGCACTAAAAATAAAGTTTCCAAAAGATTGTTTTGAAAAGATATTAAACATTTTTATGTGCGATTCAAAAGAGTTTGAAATGGCTCTTTTAGAGTATATTATCATTGGATTTAAAGATTTAAAACAACTATACAATATAAATAATTCTTGCGTTTTTTATCTAAATTCACTTGAAAAAGAGTTATTTAGGCTAGTTCATAAAATGTACGCTTTTATTAGATTTGAAGAGCTTGAAGATGGAACTTTATATGGAAAAATTGAATCAAAATTTAATGTGGTATATTTTTTAGGAAAACACTTTTTAAAACGCTTTAATAACCAAAATTTCATAATCCACGACCTAAATAGAAAGTTAGCTTTTGTAAAAATAGATGAAGAGTTTTCTATACAAGAAATTGCTTATTTTGATGAGCCAATCTATTCTTCAAATGAAGAAAAATTCCAAAAGCTTTGGAAGAGTTTTTTTAAAGGTGTTACTATAAAAGAGAGAATAAATCTAAAACTACAACAAAATTTAGTTCCACTTGTCTATAGAACATATATGAGTGAATTTTTCGATTAA